The Candidatus Eremiobacterota bacterium genome has a window encoding:
- a CDS encoding diguanylate cyclase, which produces WARGRSAHEHVARAVSGAVARLLLRTEEPPVQVHDGGMDPLTDLPSRTATLAHLDNVLAAAQRGGGRVGVLFIDLDGFKAINDTFGHAVGDQTLIEAARRMKESVRRNDFVGRLGGDEFVAILTVVDDELEMVEAAQRFLERVLVEVQEGGFTSLVRASIGIAVSPDDGTTPELLLQHADEALYAAKESGGNSVRWYRDGVSQEMRARREFRERLRDASFETDFMLCYQPIVSTSSMRVVGAEALVRWRHPSRGWLTPRTFLDFKGGTMASSALDVKVIRAVAETLNANERLDARVHINIANANSVVWSEMENLIRDVEEAPSRLALEVREATMLADSDAGGSFLRHARRLGIPIGLDGFGSAPTSLSAMASLPLDFIKVDRRVTNPGEEGNGHWKRVARAAIGVAQTLQLRTIADGVEDPEQAKWLVQNGVEQMQGYLIAQPMTAPDFADWMRSSRAGARSAW; this is translated from the coding sequence TGGGCGCGCGGGCGCTCGGCGCACGAGCATGTCGCGCGCGCGGTCAGCGGCGCGGTCGCGCGGCTGCTGCTGCGCACCGAGGAGCCGCCCGTGCAGGTGCACGACGGCGGGATGGATCCGCTCACGGATCTTCCGTCGCGTACCGCCACGCTCGCGCACCTGGACAACGTCCTGGCCGCCGCACAGCGGGGCGGCGGCCGGGTCGGCGTCCTCTTCATCGACCTCGACGGCTTCAAGGCGATCAACGACACGTTCGGTCACGCGGTCGGCGATCAGACGCTGATCGAGGCCGCGCGGCGCATGAAGGAGAGCGTGCGCCGCAACGATTTCGTCGGCCGGTTGGGCGGCGACGAGTTCGTAGCGATCCTCACCGTCGTCGACGACGAGCTCGAGATGGTCGAGGCCGCGCAGCGCTTCTTGGAGCGCGTGCTGGTCGAAGTGCAGGAAGGCGGCTTCACCAGCCTGGTGCGCGCCAGCATCGGGATCGCGGTCTCGCCCGACGACGGGACGACGCCGGAGTTGCTGCTGCAGCACGCCGACGAAGCGCTCTATGCGGCGAAGGAGAGCGGTGGGAACAGCGTGCGCTGGTACCGCGACGGGGTGAGCCAAGAGATGCGCGCGCGGCGCGAGTTTCGCGAGCGCTTGCGCGACGCGAGCTTCGAGACCGACTTCATGCTGTGCTACCAGCCGATCGTCTCGACCTCGTCGATGCGGGTCGTCGGCGCCGAGGCGCTGGTGCGCTGGCGCCACCCCTCGCGCGGCTGGCTCACGCCGCGGACCTTCCTCGACTTCAAGGGCGGGACGATGGCCTCGTCGGCGCTCGACGTCAAGGTCATCCGCGCCGTCGCCGAGACGCTCAACGCGAACGAGCGGCTCGACGCGCGCGTCCACATCAACATCGCTAACGCGAACTCGGTGGTGTGGTCGGAGATGGAGAACCTGATCCGCGACGTCGAGGAGGCGCCGAGCCGGCTCGCCCTCGAGGTGCGCGAGGCGACGATGCTCGCCGACTCCGACGCCGGCGGCTCGTTCCTGCGCCACGCGCGCCGGTTGGGGATCCCGATCGGGCTCGACGGCTTCGGCTCCGCGCCGACCTCGCTCAGCGCGATGGCCTCGCTGCCGCTCGACTTCATCAAGGTCGACCGCCGGGTCACGAATCCCGGTGAAGAGGGGAACGGCCACTGGAAGCGCGTCGCGCGCGCGGCGATCGGCGTCGCGCAGACGCTGCAGCTCCGCACGATCGCCGACGGCGTCGAGGACCCCGAGCAGGCGAAGTGGCTGGTGCAGAACGGCGTCGAGCAGATGCAGGGCTACCTGATCGCGCAGCCGATGACGGCGCCCGACTTCGCCGACTGGATGCGCTCGTCGCGGGCCGGCGCGCGCAGCGCTTGGTAG
- a CDS encoding helix-turn-helix transcriptional regulator gives MTVGAILHGDPQFSAHEERSPGALGYAADVFAAIAGADRWSVRSFVDGAPSPRECDERERDYAELLRDLQLRDEPLPTLVVRSRSGGALFLVFGRHGGPLAVIRMHADGARGFRPAQIAATRRFLDEHGAPITHWIVDGAAPEWRRNSAPVTFVIDEHLRPVLAEEPADDDSPLHALYRPRDGHTPALLADTLAHLIRELAFAPHGRAATRALPFASVRLARLAGGSAPFFLVSVEPARRRGTVLRAMTRYGLSRREGQVLSEVLRGSSSTEIGESLSISSSTATFHLKQLLRKTSSRNRTELAARVLGWEEGT, from the coding sequence ATGACCGTTGGGGCCATCCTTCATGGCGACCCGCAGTTTTCCGCGCACGAGGAGCGTTCGCCGGGCGCGCTCGGCTATGCCGCCGACGTTTTCGCCGCGATCGCCGGCGCCGACCGCTGGTCGGTGCGCTCCTTCGTGGACGGCGCGCCCTCACCGCGCGAGTGCGACGAGCGCGAGCGCGACTACGCCGAATTGCTGCGCGACCTGCAGTTGCGCGACGAGCCGTTGCCGACGCTCGTCGTGCGCAGTCGCAGCGGCGGCGCGCTGTTCCTGGTGTTCGGGCGCCACGGCGGGCCGCTGGCGGTGATCCGCATGCACGCCGACGGCGCGCGCGGCTTTCGGCCGGCGCAGATCGCCGCGACGCGCCGCTTCCTCGACGAGCACGGCGCCCCGATCACGCACTGGATCGTCGACGGCGCGGCGCCGGAGTGGCGCCGGAACAGCGCGCCGGTCACCTTCGTGATCGACGAGCACTTGCGCCCGGTGCTGGCGGAAGAGCCGGCCGACGACGACTCGCCGCTGCACGCGCTCTACCGCCCGCGCGACGGCCACACTCCGGCGCTCCTCGCCGACACGCTCGCGCACTTGATTCGCGAGCTCGCGTTCGCGCCGCACGGCCGCGCGGCGACGCGCGCGCTGCCGTTCGCCTCGGTTCGGCTGGCGCGGCTCGCGGGCGGATCGGCGCCGTTCTTCCTCGTCTCGGTCGAGCCGGCGCGCCGGCGCGGCACGGTGCTGCGCGCGATGACGCGCTACGGGCTGAGCCGGCGCGAAGGCCAAGTGCTTAGCGAAGTGCTGCGCGGTTCGTCCAGCACGGAGATCGGCGAGTCGCTCTCGATCTCCAGCTCGACCGCGACGTTTCATTTGAAACAGCTGCTCCGCAAGACGAGCTCGCGCAACCG